Proteins found in one Kineosporia sp. NBRC 101731 genomic segment:
- a CDS encoding PfkB family carbohydrate kinase — protein sequence MNRSIVVLGDVLLDRDVHGTVTRIAPDAPVPVLDTLRTVERPGGAGLTALLCAAPGIDVTLVAPLAPDEAGRRLEELLVSHVTVVSLEPGGPTRTKTRLRAAGQSLLRLDEGGPGGPPVASVGMVEQVLRSADVVLVSDYGAGLTRHPQIRRLLARAARRLPVIWDPHPRGGEPVPGCLLVTPNLAEAIQRGEAGETDPVVLADVLRARWRVRAVCVTTGADGAYLGQAGNEVLYLPAPVAQGDPCGAGDRFAASVAVSVSRGRVLSEAVATAVTEASAWVAAGGAASFRPAPRHAPAGSVASPGSAGPAGRGVPADQPGQLRRQGPAGQMGQMGPERAPRWAGEVGPAGPVTPPESRRETHADHGVLPEGVAQGWPAVEQHVARVRASGGRIVATGGCFDLLHVGHVSCLQAARRAGDTLVALLNSDTSVRRLKGPGRPVVPQDERAQMLAAIEGVDAVVIFDEDDPVRALGRLRPDIWVKGGDYGGVMMPEAALVRSWGGRVLLLPYLRGRSTTALLERAGPG from the coding sequence GTGAACCGTTCGATCGTGGTGCTCGGCGACGTGCTGCTCGACCGCGACGTGCACGGCACCGTCACCCGGATCGCTCCCGACGCCCCGGTGCCGGTGCTCGACACCCTTCGCACCGTCGAGCGGCCGGGAGGTGCCGGGCTGACGGCCCTGTTGTGTGCGGCGCCGGGCATCGACGTGACCCTGGTCGCCCCGCTGGCCCCCGACGAGGCCGGGCGCCGCCTGGAAGAGCTTCTGGTGTCTCATGTCACGGTGGTCTCCCTGGAACCGGGAGGCCCCACCCGCACCAAGACCCGGCTGCGCGCCGCCGGGCAGAGCCTGCTGCGGCTGGACGAGGGCGGCCCGGGCGGCCCCCCGGTCGCCTCGGTGGGAATGGTCGAACAGGTGCTGAGGTCGGCCGATGTCGTCCTGGTGTCGGACTACGGGGCCGGCCTCACCCGGCATCCGCAGATCCGCCGCCTCCTGGCCCGGGCGGCCCGTCGCCTGCCGGTGATCTGGGACCCGCACCCGCGTGGGGGAGAACCGGTGCCCGGATGCCTGCTGGTGACGCCGAACCTCGCCGAGGCGATCCAGAGGGGTGAGGCGGGGGAGACCGATCCGGTGGTCCTGGCCGATGTACTGCGGGCCCGCTGGCGGGTCCGGGCCGTCTGCGTCACCACCGGTGCCGACGGCGCCTACCTCGGCCAGGCCGGCAATGAGGTGCTGTACCTGCCCGCCCCGGTGGCGCAGGGCGATCCGTGCGGCGCTGGTGACCGTTTCGCTGCGTCGGTGGCTGTTTCGGTGAGCAGGGGACGAGTGCTCTCCGAGGCGGTCGCCACTGCGGTCACGGAGGCGTCCGCCTGGGTGGCCGCGGGGGGCGCGGCGTCGTTCCGTCCGGCTCCCCGTCACGCGCCTGCTGGTTCCGTCGCATCACCCGGTTCGGCAGGACCGGCGGGCCGCGGGGTTCCTGCCGATCAGCCAGGTCAGTTGCGTCGGCAGGGTCCAGCGGGTCAGATGGGTCAGATGGGTCCGGAGCGTGCGCCCCGATGGGCCGGTGAGGTCGGCCCCGCCGGTCCGGTGACCCCACCGGAATCGCGTCGGGAGACCCACGCCGACCACGGCGTCCTGCCTGAGGGGGTGGCCCAGGGCTGGCCGGCCGTCGAGCAGCACGTGGCCCGTGTGCGGGCCTCCGGAGGCCGTATCGTCGCCACCGGAGGATGTTTCGACCTGCTGCACGTCGGCCACGTCTCCTGTCTGCAGGCCGCGCGCCGGGCCGGCGACACGCTGGTCGCGCTGCTCAACTCGGATACCTCGGTGCGGCGCCTGAAGGGGCCGGGACGGCCGGTGGTGCCGCAGGACGAGCGCGCGCAGATGTTGGCTGCCATCGAAGGTGTCGACGCTGTGGTCATTTTCGATGAGGACGATCCGGTGCGGGCGCTGGGCCGGTTGCGTCCCGACATCTGGGTGAAAGGCGGTGACTACGGTGGCGTGATGATGCCCGAGGCGGCGCTGGTGCGCAGCTGGGGCGGCCGGGTGCTGTTGCTGCCGTATCTGCGGGGACGCTCCACCACGGCTCTGCTGGAGCGCGCCGGGCCCGGATGA
- a CDS encoding catalase: MATRRKPDQTAPESVSPTGVKTEDVGTVDSRAQSGNHLTTAQGLRLPDTDHSLKAGERGPTLLEDFHLREKITHFDHERIPERVVHARGAAAHGVFTSYGTGASITRAGFLAEKGKETEVFVRFSTVLGSKGSADTVRDTRGFATKFYTDEGNFDLVGNNMPVFFIQDGIKFPDIIHAGKPQPDREIPQAQSAHDTFWDFVSLHTEATHHVFWNMSDRGIPRSFRTMEGFGVHTFRLVNAAGESHLVKFHWKPVAGVHSLVWEEAQIAAGMDPDFHRRDLADSIEAGAFLEWDLGVQVLPDDGTETFEGIDLLDPTKFVPEELAPVQLLGRLTLNRNPTNYFAETEQVAFHTGHLVPGIEVTNDPLMQARMFSYLDTQLTRLGGPNFSQLPINRPHVPVNDMLRDGMHQTAIHTGVAPYRPNSLDGGLPAVDLENGYVQTPRRIEGNAVRANPLSFEDHFTQAALFYRSLTPLEQAHIAEAFTFELGKCFEQSIKERELTVLAQVDAELCATVAAGLGLPMPTGLTEVGEVELSPALSQIVEVPGPIAGRKIGVIVDDASDLSGVKAVRKALLKLGAELLIIAPTGGFVGKGHSKETVQRTPLTARSIEFDAVLVAGGTSTAPDIKTVVLLQEMYRHCKAVGAWGDGVETLTASGIPADGPGVLHGDSADKTFVAELVAAAGLHRAWDRADLVMADAVAPVRG; this comes from the coding sequence ATGGCCACTCGCCGTAAGCCCGACCAGACCGCCCCCGAATCCGTCAGCCCGACCGGGGTGAAGACCGAGGACGTCGGGACGGTCGACTCTCGCGCGCAGTCGGGCAACCACCTGACCACCGCCCAGGGCCTTCGGCTTCCCGACACCGACCACTCGCTGAAGGCAGGTGAGCGAGGCCCGACCCTGCTGGAAGATTTCCACCTCCGCGAGAAGATCACCCACTTCGACCACGAGCGCATCCCCGAGCGGGTGGTGCATGCCCGGGGCGCCGCCGCGCACGGCGTCTTCACCTCGTACGGCACCGGCGCGAGCATCACCCGGGCCGGCTTCCTGGCCGAGAAGGGCAAGGAGACCGAGGTCTTCGTGCGTTTCTCGACCGTGCTGGGCTCGAAGGGCTCGGCCGACACGGTGCGTGACACCCGCGGGTTCGCCACGAAGTTCTACACCGACGAGGGCAACTTCGACCTGGTCGGCAACAACATGCCGGTGTTCTTCATCCAGGACGGCATCAAGTTCCCCGACATCATCCACGCGGGCAAACCGCAGCCGGACCGGGAGATCCCGCAGGCGCAGTCGGCCCACGACACGTTCTGGGACTTCGTCTCGCTGCACACCGAGGCCACCCACCACGTGTTCTGGAACATGAGCGACCGGGGCATCCCGCGGTCTTTCCGCACCATGGAGGGTTTCGGGGTGCACACCTTCCGGCTGGTGAATGCCGCCGGTGAGTCGCACCTGGTGAAGTTCCACTGGAAGCCGGTCGCCGGCGTGCACTCCCTGGTGTGGGAGGAGGCACAGATCGCCGCGGGCATGGACCCCGACTTCCACCGCCGCGACCTGGCCGACTCGATCGAGGCCGGGGCCTTCCTGGAATGGGATCTCGGCGTTCAGGTGCTGCCCGACGACGGCACCGAGACCTTCGAAGGGATCGACCTTCTCGACCCGACGAAGTTCGTCCCGGAAGAGCTGGCGCCGGTACAGCTGCTCGGCCGCCTGACGCTGAACCGCAACCCCACCAACTACTTCGCCGAGACCGAGCAGGTCGCCTTCCACACCGGCCACCTGGTGCCGGGCATCGAGGTGACGAACGACCCGCTGATGCAGGCCCGCATGTTCTCCTACCTGGACACCCAGCTGACCCGGCTGGGCGGGCCGAACTTCAGCCAGTTGCCGATCAACCGGCCGCACGTGCCGGTGAACGACATGCTGCGCGACGGCATGCACCAGACCGCGATCCACACCGGGGTGGCGCCGTACCGGCCCAACAGCCTGGACGGCGGCTTGCCCGCCGTCGACCTGGAGAACGGGTACGTGCAGACGCCACGCCGGATCGAGGGCAACGCGGTACGGGCCAATCCGCTGTCGTTCGAGGACCACTTCACCCAGGCCGCACTGTTCTACCGCAGCCTGACCCCGCTCGAGCAGGCGCACATCGCCGAGGCGTTCACCTTCGAGCTGGGTAAGTGCTTCGAGCAGAGCATCAAGGAGCGCGAGCTGACGGTGCTCGCGCAGGTCGACGCCGAGCTGTGCGCGACCGTCGCCGCCGGACTGGGTCTGCCCATGCCGACCGGTCTGACCGAGGTCGGCGAGGTCGAGCTCTCCCCTGCCCTCTCGCAGATCGTCGAGGTGCCGGGCCCGATCGCGGGGCGCAAGATCGGGGTGATCGTCGACGATGCCTCCGACCTCAGCGGGGTCAAGGCGGTGCGCAAGGCGCTGCTCAAGCTCGGCGCCGAGCTCCTGATCATCGCCCCGACCGGGGGGTTCGTGGGCAAGGGTCACTCGAAGGAGACCGTGCAGCGCACCCCGCTGACGGCCCGCTCGATCGAGTTCGACGCCGTGCTGGTCGCCGGGGGCACCAGCACCGCGCCCGACATCAAGACGGTCGTGCTGCTGCAGGAGATGTACCGGCACTGCAAGGCCGTCGGGGCCTGGGGTGACGGCGTCGAGACACTGACCGCCTCCGGCATCCCCGCCGACGGTCCGGGCGTGCTGCACGGCGACAGCGCCGACAAGACCTTCGTCGCCGAACTCGTCGCAGCTGCGGGCCTGCACCGGGCCTGGGACCGCGCGGACCTGGTGATGGCCGACGCGGTGGCCCCGGTCCGCGGCTGA
- a CDS encoding SDR family oxidoreductase: MSDQYTFTDPVEQYRMAQPGEQYQEGPGLDRKLSPKADHGEKSYRGSGRLSGRKALVTGADSGIGRAVAIAYAREGADVVLSYLPEEQPDADEVTELIRQAGRTAVQAPGDVADEKFARSLVRTAVKELGGLDLVVNVAGRQQTQEKLEDITSESFDLTMRTNIHAMFWIVQEALPHLPAGSAIINTSSVQAYSPSPTLVDYATTKAAINTFSKALAQQLAPRGIRVNVVAPGPIWTPLQAAGGQPSEALPEFGQQTPLGRPGQPAELAPAYVYLASAESSYTVGETLTVTGGMPTP, from the coding sequence GTGAGCGACCAGTACACCTTCACCGACCCGGTCGAGCAGTACCGCATGGCGCAGCCCGGCGAGCAGTACCAGGAGGGCCCGGGCCTCGACCGGAAGCTGAGCCCGAAGGCCGACCACGGGGAGAAGAGCTACCGCGGGTCCGGCCGCCTGTCCGGCCGCAAGGCGCTGGTCACCGGCGCCGACTCGGGCATCGGCCGGGCCGTGGCCATCGCCTACGCCCGCGAGGGGGCCGACGTGGTGCTCTCTTACCTTCCCGAGGAACAGCCCGACGCCGACGAGGTGACCGAGCTGATCCGGCAGGCGGGACGCACGGCGGTGCAGGCGCCCGGTGACGTGGCCGACGAGAAGTTCGCGCGGAGCCTGGTGCGGACCGCGGTGAAGGAGCTCGGGGGGCTCGACCTCGTGGTCAACGTGGCCGGCCGACAGCAGACGCAGGAGAAGCTCGAGGACATCACCTCGGAGAGCTTCGACCTGACGATGCGCACCAACATCCACGCGATGTTCTGGATCGTCCAGGAGGCGCTACCGCACCTGCCGGCCGGGTCGGCGATCATCAATACCAGTTCGGTGCAGGCCTACAGCCCTTCCCCCACGCTGGTCGACTACGCCACCACCAAGGCCGCGATCAACACCTTCAGCAAGGCGCTGGCCCAGCAGCTGGCCCCGCGCGGTATCCGGGTGAACGTGGTGGCCCCCGGCCCGATCTGGACGCCGTTGCAGGCCGCCGGCGGTCAGCCGTCCGAGGCTCTTCCGGAGTTCGGGCAGCAGACCCCGCTGGGCCGTCCGGGGCAGCCGGCCGAACTGGCGCCGGCGTACGTGTACCTGGCCTCAGCCGAGTCGTCGTACACCGTGGGCGAGACCCTCACCGTGACCGGGGGAATGCCCACGCCCTGA
- a CDS encoding zinc-dependent alcohol dehydrogenase, with product MRAVTWQGKRDIRVQDVPDPKIQDPTDVIIRVTSTGLCGSDLHLYEPLGPFLDPGDILGHEPMGIVEEVGPQVTKLRPGDRVVIPFNISCGACFMCAQGLQSQCETTQVREQGMGASLFGYTKLYGQVPGGQAEYLRVPFGDTLPIKVPTGPPDTRFLFLSDVLPTAWQGVAYADVPRDGSLVVLGLGPIGDMATRVAQHRGVRQVIGVDLVPERLERAAAHGVHTIDLNQHGDDVTELIRDLTDGRGPDSVIDAVGMEAHGSPGAGLAHKATGFLPSPVARKMMQTIGVDKLAALHLAVDLVRRGGTVSLSGVYGGMADPMPMMTMFDKQIQLRMGQANVWRWVPEILPLLLDGDPLGVEGFATHTLPLEQAPDAYAEFQKKQDGMVKVVFQP from the coding sequence ATGCGCGCCGTCACCTGGCAGGGCAAGCGAGACATCCGGGTGCAGGATGTACCCGATCCGAAGATCCAGGACCCGACCGACGTGATCATCCGCGTCACCTCGACCGGATTGTGCGGCTCGGACCTGCACCTCTACGAACCCCTGGGCCCTTTCCTGGACCCCGGCGACATTCTCGGTCACGAGCCGATGGGCATCGTCGAGGAGGTCGGCCCGCAGGTCACTAAGCTGCGGCCGGGCGACCGGGTGGTGATCCCCTTCAACATCTCCTGCGGCGCCTGTTTCATGTGCGCACAGGGCCTGCAGTCACAGTGCGAGACCACCCAGGTGCGCGAGCAGGGCATGGGAGCTTCGCTTTTCGGATACACCAAACTGTACGGGCAGGTTCCGGGCGGGCAGGCCGAATATCTGCGCGTACCGTTCGGCGACACTCTGCCGATCAAGGTGCCGACGGGTCCGCCCGACACCCGGTTCCTCTTCCTCTCCGACGTACTGCCCACCGCCTGGCAGGGCGTGGCCTACGCCGACGTGCCCCGCGACGGTTCGCTGGTGGTGCTCGGCCTCGGGCCGATCGGCGACATGGCCACGAGAGTGGCCCAGCACCGAGGGGTCCGCCAGGTCATCGGCGTCGACCTGGTGCCGGAACGTCTGGAGCGCGCCGCGGCGCACGGTGTGCACACCATCGACCTGAACCAGCACGGTGACGACGTCACCGAGCTGATCCGCGACCTGACCGACGGCCGGGGCCCGGACTCGGTGATCGACGCGGTCGGCATGGAGGCGCACGGCTCGCCCGGCGCCGGTCTGGCCCACAAGGCCACCGGTTTCCTGCCCAGCCCGGTGGCCCGCAAAATGATGCAGACCATCGGCGTGGACAAGCTGGCGGCCCTGCACCTGGCCGTCGACCTGGTGCGCCGGGGCGGCACGGTCTCGCTCAGCGGCGTGTACGGCGGGATGGCCGACCCGATGCCGATGATGACCATGTTCGACAAGCAGATCCAGCTGCGCATGGGACAGGCGAACGTCTGGCGCTGGGTGCCGGAGATCCTGCCGCTCCTGCTGGACGGCGACCCGCTCGGTGTCGAGGGCTTCGCCACCCACACCTTGCCCCTGGAGCAGGCCCCGGATGCCTACGCCGAATTCCAGAAGAAGCAGGACGGCATGGTCAAGGTCGTCTTCCAGCCCTGA
- a CDS encoding SIS domain-containing protein, translated as MGSLHRQAGLLEGWGRHLADVLQSGGRLLVAGNGGSAAQAQHLTAELVGRFLEERRPFSALCLSAETSTLTALVNDYGAEEMFARQVQAHGRAGDVLVLLSTSGRSPNLLVAAERAAAGGLTVWALTGPRGNPLAEIAGEALCVEARATATVQEVHLVAVHAICAAVDARLRQVAVVAR; from the coding sequence CTGGGCTCGCTGCATCGTCAGGCCGGCCTGCTGGAGGGCTGGGGGAGACACCTGGCCGACGTTCTCCAGTCCGGTGGCCGGCTGCTCGTGGCCGGTAACGGTGGCAGTGCGGCGCAGGCCCAGCACCTGACCGCCGAGCTGGTGGGCCGGTTCCTGGAGGAGCGCCGGCCTTTCTCGGCCCTGTGCCTGAGCGCCGAGACCTCGACCCTCACCGCGCTGGTCAACGACTACGGGGCCGAGGAGATGTTTGCCCGCCAGGTGCAGGCCCACGGTCGCGCGGGTGACGTGCTGGTGCTGCTCTCCACCAGCGGCCGTAGCCCCAACCTGCTGGTGGCCGCCGAGCGGGCGGCCGCGGGTGGCCTCACCGTCTGGGCCCTGACCGGCCCCCGCGGCAATCCCCTGGCGGAGATCGCGGGCGAGGCCCTCTGCGTCGAGGCCCGCGCCACGGCCACGGTGCAGGAAGTGCATCTGGTGGCCGTGCACGCGATCTGCGCGGCGGTGGACGCCCGGCTGCGGCAGGTGGCGGTGGTGGCCCGGTGA